The following coding sequences are from one Sebastes umbrosus isolate fSebUmb1 unplaced genomic scaffold, fSebUmb1.pri scaffold_180_arrow_ctg1, whole genome shotgun sequence window:
- the LOC119484370 gene encoding glutamate receptor ionotropic, NMDA 3B-like: MDKALLDYEVSIDADCKLATVGKPFAIEGYGIGLPQNSPLTSNISEFISRYKSEGYMDLLHDKWYKVVPCGNRVFAVTETLQMGISHFSGLFVLLCVGVGGALLTLAGEHGFYQLVLPHIRRRQNLKYWLHTSQKIHRALNMTYEDVKRQRAEKEKSCNLQKPPPGPPAPPAPGASAKWNNEATKDAAAAAVKDVRDFKRVQFNLETLNTRRLLARIAASDAKGGGAKSEAQGPAKPRAGPNSRLCENGGPAASLASLVLSLPSSSPSSASSSGRPNTSAPPVAVAPPPESVAPPQVAVAPPPAAVAPPQPGELQELQEQIDQMREKLRTALARRAEIQTTLAKPVATVTNNPSPVTTTTTNTTTTTGAPPSAPPTIAPVTTFPANTKCVTTMTDPPHKVLSKVRPLHSRLTNQRR, translated from the exons ATGGATAAAGCTCTGCTGGACTACGAAGTTTCCATCGACGCCGACTGTAAACTGGCAACCGTCGGAAAACCGTTCGCCATCGAAG GTTACGGTATCGGTCTTCCTCAGAACTCCCCTCTGACCTCCAACATCTCAGAGTTCATCAGCAGATATAAATCAGAGGGCTACATGGATCTGCTGCACGACAAGTGGTACAAAGTGGTTCCCTGTGGGAACCGAGTGTTCGCCGTCACCGAG acTCTTCAGATGGGGATCAGTCACTTCTCTGGACTCTtcgtgttgttgtgtgttggagTCGGCGGAGCGTTGCTGACTCTGGCAGGTGAACACGGTTTCTACCAACTCGTCCTTCCGCACATCCGCCGCCGTCAGAACCTCAAATACTGGCTGCACACCTCACAG AAAATCCATCGAGCTCTGAACATGACGTATGAAGACGTGAAGAGGCAGCGAgctgagaaagagaaaag CTGTAACCTGCAGAAGCCCCCACCGGGCCCCCCCGCTCCGCCGGCCCCCGGCGCGTCGGCCAAGTGGAACAACGAGGCCACTAaggacgctgctgctgccgccgttAAGGACGTCCGAGACTTCAAACGAGTCCAGTTCAACCTTGAGACCCTCAACACCCGCCGCCTGCTCGCCCGCATTGCCGCTTCTGATGCCAAGGGAGGCGGGGCCAAATCTGAGGCTCAGGGACCAGCCAAGCCGAGGGCGGGGCCAAACAGTAGACTGTGTGAGAACGGAGGACCGGCGGCTTCGCTTGCTAGCCTGGTGCTCTCCTTACCCTCATCATCCCCATCTTCTGCTTCCTCCTCTGGCCGACCCAATACCTCTGCTCCCCCTGTAGCTGTAGCCCCTCCCCCTGAATCTGTAGCCCCGCCCCAAGTCGCAGTGGCCCCGCCCCCTGCAGCAGTAGCCCCGCCCCAGCCTGGCGAACTGCAGGAGCTGCAGGAACAGATCGACCAGATGAGGGAGAAGCTGAGGACGGCTCTAGCCAGGAGGGCCGAGATCCAGACCACTCTGGCCAAACCTGTTGCCACAGTGACCAACAACCCGTCTCCAGTTACCACGACGACAACAAATACTACAACAACGACAGGAGCGCCGCCCAGCGCCCCGCCCACCATCGCCCCGGTAACGACCTTCCCTGCCAACACGAAGTGTGTGACGACCATGACGGACCCACCTCACAAAGTCCTGTCCAAAGTCCGGCCCCTCCACAGcagactgaccaatcagaggaggTGA